The genome window TCGGCGCTTCAGCGAGCTGCTGGATCTCTCGCCCTTTCTCGACCGCGCGGTGCGCCAGCTCAGCCTCGGCCAGCGCATGCGCGCCGAGATCGTCATGTCGCTGCTGCACGACCCCAAGATCCTCTTTCTCGACGAACCCACAATCGGGCTCGACGTGGTCGCCAAGGATGCGGTGCGGCGCTCCCTCGCCGAGATCAACCGCGAGCGCGGCGTCACCATCATTCTCACCACCCATGACCTTCAGGACATCGAAACCATCTGCCCGCGGCTGATCATGGTCGATCATAGCAGGCTCATCTTCGACGGCGAGTTGAGGAGCCTGCGCACGGCCCTGGGCTCTGCCCGGCGGCTGACGCTCGAATTTGCCAGCGACCCTGGACCGCTGCCCTTGCGCACCGCGGCCCTCGTCAGCGACGAGGGCTTGCGCAAGAACTATCTTGTCGAGCGGGAAGACATTTCGCTGGTCGCAATCCTGCAGGAGGTCGGCAGCGGGCGCAGCCTCAAGGACGTGGCGTTGCATGAGCCCGACATCGAAGAGGTCATCCGCACCTTCTACCAGCGCCGCAACGCCGACCAGCGTAGCAATCTCAAGGCCCTGGCATCATGAGCGCCTATTTCGCCTTCGCGCGCAGTTCCTTCCATTCGCAACTCGCCTACCGCAACGAAGTATGGGCCAATATCTTCGGCAAACTCGTGCAGGTCTTTGCGCGTGTCGCCATCTGGCAGGCGGCCTATGCCGGCGTCGGCGCAATCGTGGTCGACGGGGTCTCCCTGCAGCAGATGGTCACCTATGCCCTGCTGGGCGGCGCCGTGATGGGCGCAACCCGCCCCGAAAGGATCATCGGCGAGATCGGCCGGTCGCTCAAAACCGGCGATGTCGCGATCTGGCTGCTCAAGCCCTTGTCCTATCCGCTCTACCTCTTCGCCAACGAATGCGGCAGCTTTGGTTATCGCCTGATGACCCAGGTCATTCCGACCGTCGCCTTCACCGCGTTGTTTTACGGCATGCTGCCG of Rhizobium sp. BT04 contains these proteins:
- a CDS encoding ATP-binding cassette domain-containing protein — translated: MTALIEARGVSKRFRQHKRFPGLLGALKTLVTNEYTEVVAVSDIGFDITAGEAVGYLGPNGAGKSTMIKMMTGILVPSAGTLSVLGRTPHLKRMDNAREIGVVFGQRSQLWWDLPLVDSFTLHQRIYDIPVARYADNLRRFSELLDLSPFLDRAVRQLSLGQRMRAEIVMSLLHDPKILFLDEPTIGLDVVAKDAVRRSLAEINRERGVTIILTTHDLQDIETICPRLIMVDHSRLIFDGELRSLRTALGSARRLTLEFASDPGPLPLRTAALVSDEGLRKNYLVEREDISLVAILQEVGSGRSLKDVALHEPDIEEVIRTFYQRRNADQRSNLKALAS
- a CDS encoding ABC-2 family transporter protein → MSAYFAFARSSFHSQLAYRNEVWANIFGKLVQVFARVAIWQAAYAGVGAIVVDGVSLQQMVTYALLGGAVMGATRPERIIGEIGRSLKTGDVAIWLLKPLSYPLYLFANECGSFGYRLMTQVIPTVAFTALFYGMLPPASLFDGLMFIAFWALSFTLLFLMSAFLGLIAFWLMTSFSLDWILGALLQLFSGLLVPFWFFPEPLATIARHLPFAWIVYYPNAVYLGRLSTAEIGLHLGLGLGWAALFLAGFLWLWRCASGRITVQGG